A part of Gemmatimonas groenlandica genomic DNA contains:
- a CDS encoding outer membrane beta-barrel protein translates to MNRAAGILAALALTAASVGAQIAPKQFTVTTRVGTLQAERAASLDPAALIGLDAEYALSKYLGIGTTVDVSRGNTTKKDFLTRLRFGQAAVAGGDSIRYQYVGQPVNTVNLGLAATLRYPGKKVSPFVMGGVGTYVMILDAQVNGKETRNNDVSYTGGGGIWIKLSERSGLQFDVRAVQYQGYDRNFLNPARDRTELIQPFPEDFPTPPAAKKTALNTMFTLGFRYIPGGIGGGN, encoded by the coding sequence ATGAACCGCGCTGCAGGTATTCTCGCTGCACTCGCGCTGACCGCAGCGAGCGTCGGCGCGCAGATCGCGCCGAAGCAGTTTACGGTCACCACGCGGGTCGGCACGCTGCAGGCAGAGCGCGCCGCCAGTCTCGATCCGGCAGCACTGATCGGCCTCGACGCGGAGTACGCGCTGTCCAAGTATCTGGGCATCGGTACGACCGTCGACGTGTCGCGCGGCAACACCACCAAGAAGGATTTCCTCACGCGTCTGCGTTTCGGTCAGGCCGCGGTGGCTGGTGGTGATTCGATTCGCTACCAATACGTCGGCCAGCCGGTGAACACCGTCAACCTCGGGCTCGCCGCTACGCTGCGTTATCCGGGCAAGAAGGTGTCGCCGTTCGTGATGGGCGGCGTCGGCACGTATGTCATGATTCTCGATGCCCAGGTCAACGGCAAGGAGACGCGCAATAACGACGTGTCCTACACCGGTGGCGGCGGCATCTGGATCAAGCTCAGCGAGCGCTCCGGCCTGCAGTTCGACGTGCGCGCCGTGCAGTATCAGGGCTACGACCGGAATTTCCTGAATCCGGCGCGCGACCGCACCGAACTCATTCAACCGTTCCCGGAAGACTTCCCGACGCCTCCTGCGGCGAAGAAGACTGCGTTGAACACCATGTTCACGCTGGGCTTCCGGTACATCCCCGGCGGCATTGGCGGGGGTAACTAA
- a CDS encoding PorV/PorQ family protein — protein sequence MQITRLIGAFGAATLLLGTTVRAQGPGGLLPTPADTPNRQGTRGANFLHIGVGARSGAMANATAASVSGPLAWFSNPSGAGTSESFSAVAGRQSLYGDLGLGQTYAALSIPALGGNIGVHFNTLSSGDIKRTTELNPFGDRLGGNFFQWTSTVVGIGYAKRLTDRLQVGGQIKYISEGIPDAGTKWVAGDIGTQFNTGLYGLTLGGSISNVGPTARASGALITRVISTADRGTFSDNRRVSLYTSQVELPVEFRLSLASDLLGSANSLLGKGSGNNTLNAEVAVNESTDFTTQYAIGLEYGYRNILFVRGGKRVYNDDRDRGTDTPVGLAGGFGLRLPAKGRNVRFDYSYESAGALQNIQIFSFEVGR from the coding sequence ATGCAAATCACCCGGCTCATCGGCGCCTTCGGCGCCGCCACCCTGCTTCTGGGCACGACCGTTCGCGCCCAGGGGCCCGGTGGACTACTTCCTACGCCAGCGGATACCCCGAATCGTCAGGGTACGCGTGGCGCCAACTTCCTCCACATCGGCGTCGGCGCACGTAGCGGCGCGATGGCCAATGCCACAGCCGCGTCGGTCAGCGGTCCGTTGGCGTGGTTTTCCAATCCGTCGGGCGCCGGTACCTCCGAGTCATTCTCGGCGGTCGCCGGACGTCAGAGCCTGTACGGCGATCTCGGGCTCGGCCAGACATATGCCGCGCTCTCGATCCCTGCACTGGGCGGCAACATCGGCGTGCACTTCAATACGCTGAGTTCGGGCGACATCAAGCGCACCACGGAGCTCAATCCGTTTGGCGATCGACTGGGAGGCAACTTCTTCCAGTGGACGTCGACCGTGGTCGGCATCGGCTACGCCAAGCGCCTCACCGACCGTCTCCAGGTCGGTGGACAGATCAAGTACATCAGCGAGGGCATCCCTGATGCCGGTACGAAGTGGGTGGCTGGCGACATCGGCACCCAGTTCAACACCGGTCTCTACGGCCTCACGCTCGGTGGCTCGATCTCGAACGTCGGTCCCACGGCCCGCGCATCGGGCGCGTTGATCACGCGCGTCATCAGCACGGCCGACCGCGGTACCTTCAGCGACAACCGTCGCGTGTCGCTGTACACGTCGCAGGTCGAACTCCCCGTCGAGTTCCGTCTGTCGCTCGCGTCCGACCTGCTCGGCTCGGCGAATTCGCTGCTCGGCAAGGGCAGCGGCAACAACACGTTGAACGCCGAAGTCGCCGTCAACGAATCGACGGACTTCACGACGCAGTACGCCATCGGTCTCGAGTACGGCTATCGCAACATCCTGTTCGTGCGCGGCGGCAAGCGCGTGTACAACGATGATCGCGATCGTGGCACCGACACGCCGGTCGGTCTGGCCGGTGGTTTCGGCCTCCGTCTCCCGGCGAAGGGACGCAACGTTCGATTCGACTACTCGTACGAGTCGGCCGGCGCGCTCCAGAACATTCAGATCTTCTCGTTCGAGGTGGGTCGATGA
- a CDS encoding TonB-dependent receptor — MRAFGRRMWFIATVLGAVALAAPITAAQAQTGKLTGVVTDAETGKPVEGVAVVIQGTTLGSSTNASGRYFIIQVPPGSYSVQARRLGFQSVTATNVSIAIDISREQNFKLRASNQTLAAVTVQADVAPLVERGQVGSRTTISADQITSLPVTSIAGVLALQQGFTEVPQNTSVVSLAEEQRSTTPALRVRGSRGGATLSMIDGIPINNPLFGNDALSMSALAVQQVDFQRGGMEPQYGNALAGIINQAVREGGSEVSGAIDFQNSTLPGSIFGTDYDKLRAQNLLRGYLSGPVPGTKSKLRYSVSGQVESQAQSVLEFDKDVYTANAPLVLGDILGVSTKDLIPGYQAFGGRQNSSVVGKLTFLPFDNTTIKFTAVGSERQSRGYDRRYFFAYRGDPLSLVNNRTDSLFALTGGDNRASRDLIQPSVRDQGKLLIGSLEQRFGRSNLTVRVAQTDFERTTCAIFLGTCIPGPFAYGNFDQSFLSICGTFTGCDRVPYSGIASGIYGGEKYTTRTIKADLQSQVTDHNNIQIGAQFVNHDFAYSDVQQDASTTSGLKNNVYQVYRGKPIEAAAYIQSVIEYDFITIKLGGRFDYNRARGQALANPFDPSNGTTAREVCNGASVAGKQMLNSAGQPYGLAGCAASPIDPKTQRARLLDTATAIAQLDDFRESPARTAFSPRVGVSFPLTEKSQVFFNGGRYTMVPLYGNTYRNTGIGTTAGAGDNYCAANQVKPGTSECTPNLQPDNPSFVGNPSLRLEQAKQFEVGYSGEIGKGYSVQVAVFSRSETGLTGIRSSRANQDIGSTYAGAFPTYNIIVNGDFLSSRGVDIRFTRRLADRWGYDINYGLSRSTTNARPPDRANEVSRTDEALRAQNVETLTDIDQPQNFNASLQYRVGNDAPNLPFNAGKLLKNFSGSVTYSLRSGIPYTPLRGSAAGTIGTNNQGEVNSARQPSTQDVALLLDKAFRIGNLRYSGFVRVNNLFDRKNCVQVFNNTGTCDAGLRDFANRRIGNAGDNTSTAFDQPEFIGARRSISTGLSVNF, encoded by the coding sequence ATGAGGGCTTTCGGACGTCGTATGTGGTTTATCGCGACGGTCCTAGGCGCGGTGGCACTTGCCGCGCCGATCACCGCCGCCCAGGCACAGACCGGTAAGTTGACCGGTGTTGTGACCGACGCGGAAACAGGCAAGCCCGTCGAGGGCGTTGCGGTGGTCATTCAAGGGACGACGCTGGGTTCAAGTACGAACGCCAGCGGCCGCTATTTCATCATTCAGGTTCCTCCCGGATCCTACTCGGTTCAGGCCCGTCGCCTCGGCTTCCAGAGCGTGACCGCCACGAACGTCAGCATCGCGATCGACATTTCACGCGAGCAGAACTTCAAGCTGCGGGCATCGAATCAGACGCTGGCGGCTGTGACGGTGCAGGCCGACGTCGCCCCGCTCGTCGAGCGCGGCCAGGTCGGTTCCCGCACGACGATCTCAGCGGATCAGATAACGTCACTCCCGGTGACCAGTATCGCCGGTGTGCTGGCGCTGCAGCAGGGCTTCACGGAAGTCCCGCAGAACACCTCGGTCGTGTCGCTCGCGGAAGAACAGCGCAGCACCACGCCGGCGCTGCGCGTGCGTGGTAGCCGCGGTGGCGCGACGCTGTCGATGATCGACGGTATCCCCATCAACAACCCGCTCTTCGGTAACGACGCGCTCAGTATGAGTGCGTTGGCCGTGCAGCAGGTCGACTTCCAGCGCGGCGGCATGGAACCCCAGTACGGCAACGCGCTGGCCGGCATCATCAACCAGGCGGTGCGCGAAGGCGGCTCCGAAGTGTCCGGCGCGATCGACTTTCAGAACTCGACGCTCCCCGGCAGCATCTTCGGCACCGACTACGATAAGCTGCGCGCACAGAACCTGCTTCGCGGATATCTCTCGGGTCCGGTCCCGGGCACGAAGAGCAAGCTGCGCTACTCGGTATCGGGCCAGGTGGAAAGCCAGGCCCAGAGTGTATTGGAGTTCGACAAGGACGTGTACACGGCCAACGCGCCGCTCGTTCTGGGCGATATCCTTGGTGTTTCCACCAAGGACCTCATACCGGGCTATCAGGCGTTCGGTGGGCGCCAGAACTCCTCGGTCGTCGGCAAGCTCACGTTCCTGCCGTTCGACAATACGACCATCAAATTCACCGCCGTCGGCTCCGAGCGACAGTCGCGTGGCTACGATCGCCGTTACTTCTTCGCCTACCGTGGCGACCCGCTGTCTCTCGTGAACAACCGCACCGACTCGCTTTTCGCCCTCACGGGCGGCGACAATCGCGCGTCGCGCGACCTGATCCAGCCGTCGGTGCGCGACCAGGGCAAGCTGCTCATTGGCTCGCTCGAACAGCGCTTCGGCCGCTCCAACCTCACGGTGCGAGTTGCGCAGACGGATTTCGAGCGCACCACCTGCGCCATCTTCCTCGGCACGTGTATCCCGGGTCCGTTCGCCTACGGCAACTTCGACCAGTCGTTCCTGTCGATCTGCGGTACGTTCACCGGTTGCGACCGCGTGCCGTACTCGGGCATCGCGTCGGGCATCTACGGCGGTGAGAAGTACACCACGCGTACGATCAAGGCTGACCTGCAGTCTCAGGTCACCGATCACAACAACATCCAGATCGGCGCCCAGTTCGTGAATCATGACTTCGCGTACAGCGATGTTCAGCAGGACGCCAGCACGACGTCGGGTCTCAAGAACAACGTGTACCAGGTGTATCGCGGCAAGCCGATCGAAGCGGCGGCATACATCCAGAGCGTGATCGAGTACGATTTCATCACGATCAAGCTTGGTGGTCGCTTCGATTACAACCGCGCCCGCGGTCAGGCGCTGGCCAATCCGTTCGATCCGTCGAACGGCACCACGGCGCGTGAGGTGTGTAACGGCGCCTCGGTTGCTGGCAAGCAGATGTTGAACTCCGCCGGTCAGCCCTACGGTCTCGCCGGTTGTGCGGCCTCACCGATCGATCCCAAGACGCAGCGCGCCCGCCTGCTCGACACGGCCACGGCGATTGCCCAGCTCGACGACTTCCGCGAGTCGCCCGCCCGCACGGCGTTCAGCCCGCGCGTTGGCGTATCGTTTCCGCTCACCGAGAAGTCGCAGGTGTTCTTCAATGGTGGCCGCTACACCATGGTCCCGTTGTATGGCAACACGTACCGCAACACCGGTATCGGCACGACGGCTGGTGCGGGCGACAACTATTGCGCCGCCAATCAGGTGAAGCCGGGCACGTCTGAATGCACGCCGAACCTGCAGCCCGACAATCCGTCGTTCGTCGGTAACCCGAGCCTTCGCCTCGAGCAGGCCAAGCAGTTCGAAGTCGGCTACTCCGGCGAAATCGGCAAGGGTTACTCCGTGCAGGTGGCGGTGTTCAGCCGCTCGGAAACCGGCCTCACCGGTATCCGCAGCAGCCGCGCCAATCAGGACATCGGCAGTACGTATGCCGGCGCGTTCCCGACGTACAACATCATCGTGAACGGCGACTTCCTCTCATCGCGCGGCGTCGACATCCGCTTCACGCGGCGGCTGGCCGATCGCTGGGGCTACGACATCAACTACGGCCTCTCGCGCTCCACGACCAACGCGCGTCCGCCCGATCGTGCCAACGAAGTGTCGCGTACCGACGAAGCGCTGCGTGCGCAGAATGTCGAAACGCTCACGGACATCGATCAGCCGCAGAATTTCAATGCCTCGCTGCAGTATCGCGTGGGCAATGATGCGCCGAACCTGCCGTTCAACGCCGGCAAGCTGCTCAAGAACTTCAGCGGCTCCGTCACCTACAGCCTGCGCTCGGGCATCCCGTACACGCCGCTCCGAGGCAGTGCAGCCGGCACGATCGGCACGAACAATCAGGGCGAAGTGAACTCGGCGCGTCAGCCGTCCACGCAGGACGTGGCGCTGTTGCTCGACAAGGCGTTCCGCATCGGCAACCTGCGTTACTCGGGCTTCGTGCGCGTGAACAACTTGTTCGATCGCAAGAACTGCGTGCAGGTCTTCAACAACACGGGCACCTGCGACGCCGGTCTGCGTGACTTCGCGAACCGTCGTATCGGCAACGCCGGCGACAACACCTCGACCGCATTCGACCAGCCCGAGTTCATCGGGGCGCGTCGCAGCATCTCCACCGGCCTGTCGGTCAACTTCTGA
- a CDS encoding LytR/AlgR family response regulator transcription factor translates to MALRVVVLGQVPATLPEQLAHLPASLDVSVLGYHADSTSARAALSPVPDIALVSAELADMSGFAFVQSLSPSERPTAIVFASSREEDAVHAFELQATDFVPVPVVADRLSDAITRARQQVLQVALLRTADELQRLIGEANASGNLELGALFTRASSNGHANGNGNGNGHAPAATIEQEESADARRRKRASGQSTGTLIPSTPWRAARNTEHSLARFTRDEAEEPVLDLTQDDGGRASSGHGDARPLRVLVREGRRTRFVPLSDVDWFEADGNYILVHAAGEKYRTRGTITAIESALDPRQFVRIHRRIVVNMDRVREMSPLPGGDGLLMLGNGSTLRLSRTYRSRVR, encoded by the coding sequence ATGGCTCTCCGTGTCGTAGTTCTCGGCCAGGTTCCGGCGACTTTGCCCGAACAGCTGGCCCACCTACCGGCCTCGCTCGATGTGTCGGTACTCGGGTATCACGCCGACTCCACGTCGGCGCGTGCCGCGCTCTCTCCCGTTCCCGATATCGCGCTGGTGAGTGCGGAGCTGGCCGACATGTCCGGCTTTGCGTTCGTGCAGTCACTGTCGCCATCCGAGCGTCCGACGGCGATCGTCTTCGCCTCGTCGCGTGAGGAAGACGCCGTGCACGCGTTCGAGTTGCAGGCGACCGACTTCGTGCCGGTGCCGGTCGTGGCGGATCGTCTCAGTGACGCGATTACCCGCGCGCGTCAGCAGGTGCTGCAGGTGGCCTTACTGCGTACCGCCGACGAGTTGCAGCGACTGATCGGCGAGGCGAACGCGTCGGGCAATCTCGAGCTCGGAGCATTGTTCACGCGCGCCAGCAGTAACGGCCATGCCAATGGCAACGGCAATGGCAACGGTCACGCACCGGCGGCAACGATCGAGCAGGAGGAGAGCGCCGATGCGCGCCGGCGCAAACGTGCCAGCGGTCAATCCACCGGCACGTTGATCCCGTCCACACCGTGGCGGGCGGCGCGGAACACCGAGCATTCGTTGGCCCGCTTCACGCGCGACGAGGCCGAAGAACCGGTGCTCGATCTCACGCAGGACGACGGCGGGCGCGCGTCGTCGGGCCACGGCGATGCCCGCCCGCTCCGTGTGCTGGTACGTGAGGGGCGACGCACGCGATTTGTCCCGCTGTCCGATGTCGATTGGTTCGAGGCCGACGGCAACTACATCCTCGTTCACGCGGCCGGTGAGAAGTACCGCACGCGCGGCACCATCACGGCCATCGAGTCGGCGCTCGATCCGCGGCAGTTCGTGCGCATCCACCGACGCATCGTCGTCAACATGGATCGCGTCCGCGAAATGTCGCCGTTGCCCGGCGGCGATGGTCTCCTCATGCTTGGCAACGGCTCGACGCTGCGCCTGTCACGGACCTACCGGTCACGGGTGCGTTAA
- the atpC gene encoding ATP synthase F1 subunit epsilon — MSDSLKVSVISPERVLFEGSARGVIAPTFDGEMGILPMHAPLMTLLGKGTLRLDTADGEKRFGIEGGFLQIIDDQVRVVTEHATAITAA; from the coding sequence ATGAGCGATTCACTGAAGGTGTCGGTGATTTCCCCCGAGCGCGTGCTCTTCGAGGGCAGCGCGCGGGGCGTCATCGCGCCGACGTTCGACGGCGAGATGGGAATCCTGCCGATGCACGCGCCGCTGATGACGCTGCTTGGCAAGGGCACGCTGCGGCTCGACACCGCTGACGGCGAGAAGCGCTTCGGCATCGAGGGCGGCTTTCTCCAGATCATCGACGATCAGGTTCGCGTCGTGACGGAGCACGCGACGGCGATCACTGCGGCGTAA
- the atpD gene encoding F0F1 ATP synthase subunit beta has protein sequence MATTAAPTTVGKIIQVIGPVIDVAFENDHLPELYNAVRVEGTAPDGQVISVTAEVQQHIGRNQVRAVAMSSTDGVTRGMDVVDTGGSITVPVGAPALGRILNVLGEPVDEGAPIPKDALRWPIHRKRPDFVDLLPKTEVFETGIKVVDLVAPFVKGGKIGLFGGAGVGKTVIIQELINNVAKGHGGKSVFCGVGERTREGNDLYLEFQEAGILDKVALIYGQMNEPPGARLRVALAGLTVAEYFRDVENADVLVFVDNIFRFTQAGSEVSALLGRMPSAVGYQPTLATEMGELQERITSTRNGSITSVQAIYVPADDLTDPAPATAFAHLDATVVLNRKITELGIYPAVDPLDSTSRILDAQYIGERHYNAATTTQRILQRYKELQDIIAILGMDELSEDDKKIVGRARRLQRFMSQPFAVAEQFTGIPGKYVKLEETISSFERICAGEFDNLPEQAFFMAGGVDDVVANAKKFQS, from the coding sequence ATGGCTACCACTGCCGCGCCGACCACTGTCGGCAAGATCATTCAGGTTATCGGCCCCGTCATCGACGTGGCCTTCGAAAACGATCATCTGCCCGAGTTGTACAACGCGGTGCGGGTGGAAGGCACGGCGCCTGATGGACAGGTGATCTCCGTGACCGCCGAAGTGCAGCAGCACATCGGTCGTAATCAGGTTCGCGCGGTCGCGATGTCGAGCACCGACGGCGTCACGCGTGGCATGGACGTGGTCGACACCGGTGGCTCGATCACCGTGCCCGTCGGCGCGCCCGCGCTCGGCCGCATTCTGAACGTGCTCGGTGAGCCGGTGGACGAAGGCGCACCGATCCCGAAGGACGCGCTGCGCTGGCCCATTCACCGTAAGCGTCCCGACTTCGTCGATCTGCTCCCGAAGACGGAAGTCTTCGAAACGGGCATCAAGGTCGTCGATCTCGTCGCCCCGTTCGTGAAGGGTGGAAAGATCGGACTCTTCGGCGGCGCCGGCGTCGGCAAGACGGTCATCATTCAGGAGCTCATCAACAACGTCGCGAAGGGACACGGTGGAAAGTCCGTGTTCTGTGGCGTCGGTGAGCGCACGCGCGAAGGCAACGACCTGTATCTCGAATTCCAGGAAGCTGGCATTCTCGACAAGGTCGCGCTGATCTACGGACAGATGAACGAGCCGCCCGGAGCCCGTCTCCGCGTTGCGCTCGCCGGTCTTACCGTCGCCGAGTATTTCCGCGACGTCGAGAACGCCGACGTGCTCGTGTTCGTCGACAACATCTTCCGCTTCACGCAGGCCGGTTCGGAAGTGTCCGCGCTGCTGGGCCGTATGCCGAGCGCCGTGGGTTACCAGCCGACGCTCGCCACGGAAATGGGCGAACTGCAGGAGCGCATCACCTCCACGCGTAACGGCTCGATCACGTCGGTGCAGGCCATCTACGTGCCGGCCGACGACTTGACGGACCCCGCGCCCGCCACGGCGTTCGCGCACTTGGACGCGACGGTCGTGCTCAATCGTAAGATCACCGAGCTCGGCATTTATCCCGCCGTGGACCCGCTCGACTCCACGTCGCGCATCCTCGACGCGCAGTACATCGGTGAGCGCCACTACAACGCGGCGACCACCACGCAGCGCATCCTGCAGCGCTACAAGGAGCTCCAGGACATCATCGCGATTCTTGGCATGGACGAACTGTCCGAAGACGACAAGAAGATCGTGGGTCGTGCGCGCCGTCTGCAGCGTTTCATGTCACAGCCGTTCGCCGTGGCCGAGCAGTTCACAGGCATCCCCGGCAAGTACGTGAAGCTCGAGGAGACGATCTCTTCGTTCGAGCGCATCTGCGCCGGCGAGTTCGACAATTTGCCGGAGCAGGCGTTCTTCATGGCCGGCGGCGTGGACGACGTGGTCGCCAACGCAAAGAAGTTCCAGAGCTGA
- the atpG gene encoding ATP synthase F1 subunit gamma, whose amino-acid sequence MAKGRELKGRIKSVENTRKITRTMEMVATSKMKRAADRVSSARPYALALGEVLSHVYTPELAERFPLLRRPAQIKKVALVVLTANRGLCGAFNTNLLREARARLAELEGKGISVELHVVGRKGIGFFKYLGRDLASQRADISDKPTSADASSLIDTLMTRFASGDLDAVHVTYAKYKSALSTPPATEQVLPVVAPTTAGAGLSRDFILAPSADEILEALLPLYVRNTVYRALVETAAGEQGARRTAMKNATDNATEMLQLLKRTYNSARQAQITQEIAEIVGGASALQG is encoded by the coding sequence ATGGCCAAAGGCCGCGAACTCAAGGGGCGCATCAAGTCCGTCGAGAACACGCGCAAGATCACGCGCACGATGGAAATGGTCGCCACCTCCAAGATGAAGCGCGCGGCGGATCGCGTGTCGTCAGCGCGTCCGTACGCGCTGGCGCTCGGCGAGGTGCTGTCGCACGTGTACACGCCGGAATTGGCGGAGCGCTTCCCGCTGCTTCGCCGACCGGCGCAGATCAAGAAAGTGGCGCTGGTCGTGCTCACGGCGAATCGCGGCCTGTGCGGCGCGTTCAACACCAACCTGTTGCGTGAGGCCCGCGCGCGTCTCGCGGAGCTGGAAGGGAAGGGCATCAGCGTCGAGCTGCACGTGGTGGGTCGCAAGGGTATCGGCTTCTTCAAGTATCTGGGACGCGATCTCGCGTCGCAGCGCGCCGACATCAGCGACAAGCCGACGTCGGCCGATGCCTCGTCGCTCATCGACACGCTCATGACGCGCTTCGCGTCGGGCGATCTCGATGCGGTGCACGTGACGTATGCCAAGTACAAGTCCGCGCTGTCCACGCCGCCGGCCACCGAACAGGTGTTGCCGGTCGTGGCACCGACCACGGCGGGTGCCGGGTTGTCGCGCGATTTCATTCTCGCTCCGTCGGCCGACGAAATCCTCGAAGCGCTGTTGCCGCTCTATGTGCGCAACACCGTGTACCGGGCGCTCGTCGAAACCGCCGCGGGTGAGCAGGGCGCGCGTCGGACGGCGATGAAGAACGCCACCGACAACGCGACCGAGATGCTGCAACTGCTCAAGCGCACGTACAACTCCGCGCGGCAGGCGCAGATCACGCAGGAAATCGCCGAAATCGTCGGCGGCGCATCGGCACTGCAGGGCTGA
- the atpA gene encoding F0F1 ATP synthase subunit alpha, translating to MATQTALRPGEIKDILLREIEAADLADLNVEEVGSILEVKDGIARVYGLGKVMAGEMLEFTASETKAVITGMALNLEEDNIGAIILGDYLQLKEGDEVRRTARVLEVPVGPELIGRVVDPLGRPIDGLGEIRSTAFRKVESPAPGIIVRQPVKEPMQTGIKAIDSMIPIGRGQRELIIGDRSTGKTAVAIDTIINQKGQGVVCVYVAIGQKASTIATVVERLRQAGALEYTIIVAASASDPAPMLYIAPYSGCAMAEYFMYNEGKPTLCVYDDLSKQAAAYRQLSLILRRPPGREAYPGDVFYLHSRLLERAAKLREDEGVVDGKTILKPGGSLTALPIIETQAGDVSAYIPTNVISITDGQIFLETDLFNAGIRPAVNVGISVSRVGGSAQTKAMKSVAGRLRLDLAQFRELEAFAAFASDLDPATKRQLERGARTVEILKQGQYQPMPFEEQVMVIYAVTNGLLDTIDTGKVRAWEKGFLEFMRAQFPQVAETVRTSKALSKEMEAELKRGIEQYSKSL from the coding sequence ATGGCTACTCAGACCGCCCTGCGCCCCGGCGAAATCAAAGACATCCTCCTCCGCGAAATTGAAGCGGCGGATCTCGCCGATCTCAATGTCGAGGAAGTCGGTTCCATCCTCGAAGTGAAGGACGGCATTGCCCGCGTCTATGGCCTGGGCAAGGTCATGGCCGGCGAGATGCTCGAGTTCACCGCCTCCGAAACGAAGGCCGTCATCACCGGCATGGCGTTGAACCTCGAAGAGGACAACATCGGTGCGATCATCCTCGGCGATTACCTCCAGCTCAAGGAGGGTGATGAAGTCCGTCGCACCGCCCGCGTACTGGAAGTGCCCGTGGGACCGGAACTGATCGGTCGCGTCGTTGATCCCCTCGGCCGTCCCATCGACGGTCTCGGCGAGATCCGCAGCACCGCGTTCCGTAAAGTCGAGTCCCCGGCCCCCGGCATCATCGTGCGGCAGCCGGTCAAGGAGCCCATGCAGACGGGCATCAAGGCCATCGACTCCATGATCCCGATCGGCCGCGGTCAGCGCGAGCTCATCATCGGCGACCGGTCCACGGGCAAGACCGCCGTGGCCATCGACACGATCATCAATCAGAAGGGTCAGGGCGTCGTCTGCGTCTACGTCGCCATCGGTCAGAAGGCCTCCACGATCGCCACGGTCGTCGAGCGTCTCCGTCAGGCCGGCGCGCTCGAGTACACCATCATCGTCGCCGCCTCCGCGTCCGATCCGGCGCCGATGCTCTACATCGCGCCCTATTCGGGCTGCGCGATGGCCGAGTACTTCATGTACAACGAAGGCAAGCCCACGTTGTGCGTGTATGACGACTTGTCGAAGCAGGCCGCGGCGTATCGTCAGCTGTCGCTCATCCTGCGCCGTCCGCCGGGTCGTGAAGCCTATCCGGGTGACGTGTTCTATCTGCACAGCCGTTTGCTCGAGCGCGCGGCGAAGCTGCGCGAAGACGAAGGCGTGGTCGATGGCAAGACGATCCTCAAGCCAGGTGGTTCACTCACCGCGCTGCCGATCATCGAAACGCAGGCCGGCGACGTCTCGGCGTACATCCCGACCAACGTCATCTCGATCACCGACGGACAGATCTTCCTGGAAACGGACCTCTTTAACGCCGGCATTCGCCCGGCCGTGAACGTCGGTATCTCGGTGTCGCGCGTTGGCGGCTCGGCGCAGACGAAGGCCATGAAGAGCGTGGCCGGCCGTCTCCGCCTCGACCTCGCGCAGTTCCGCGAACTCGAAGCCTTCGCCGCCTTCGCGTCGGACCTCGATCCCGCCACCAAGCGTCAGCTCGAGCGCGGTGCGCGTACGGTGGAAATCCTCAAGCAGGGGCAGTACCAGCCCATGCCGTTCGAGGAGCAGGTGATGGTGATCTACGCCGTGACCAACGGTCTGCTCGATACCATCGACACCGGCAAGGTGCGCGCGTGGGAGAAGGGCTTCCTCGAGTTCATGCGCGCGCAGTTCCCGCAGGTCGCTGAGACGGTCCGCACCAGCAAGGCGCTTTCGAAGGAAATGGAAGCGGAGCTGAAGCGCGGCATCGAGCAGTACTCCAAGAGCTTGTAA